The following coding sequences are from one Paenibacillus tundrae window:
- a CDS encoding YxcD family protein — protein MVLSMDEIVNAICLHMAERKGVRPTDVNVELSWEEDTGYSAEVWIQGRSQFLVESNMIEAILRYLHSEYNIRAYREDIRLDLDEEITAIVNQH, from the coding sequence ATGGTTCTGAGCATGGATGAAATCGTGAATGCGATCTGCCTTCACATGGCAGAACGTAAAGGTGTACGACCAACTGATGTTAACGTTGAATTGAGCTGGGAGGAAGACACAGGATACTCCGCTGAAGTCTGGATTCAAGGCCGAAGTCAATTTTTGGTTGAATCCAACATGATTGAAGCGATTCTGCGTTATCTCCACAGTGAATATAATATTCGAGCTTATCGTGAAGATATACGACTGGATCTTGATGAAGAGATTACAGCGATTGTAAATCAACACTAA
- the tyrS gene encoding tyrosine--tRNA ligase yields MNIIDELEWREAINQQTDEEGLRELIGSKSVSLYCGVDPTGDSMHIGHLIPFMMLKRFQQAGHRPVILIGGATGTIGDPSGRQSERSLQTLEQVQDNVNALTAQLKKLFVTEGDNQVRMVNNYDWTHQINVIEFLRDYGKNFNLNTMLAKDVVASRLEDGISFTEFSYQILQSLDYLHLYKNEDVQLQIGGSDQWGNITSGLDLIRKKEGSEAKAYGLTIPLMLKADGTKFGKSAGGSIWLDPNKTTPFEFYQFWANTDDRDVVKYLKYFTFLSKEEIEALAQKVETEPHKREAQKALAEEMTRFVHGEDMLEQAKRITAALFSGDIRSLTADEIEQGFKEMPTFETEGEAKNIVDWLVDLGLEPSKRQAREDITKGAISMNGEKVTELEFNVSAEHAIGGKFIIIRKGKKNYSLVKLK; encoded by the coding sequence GGTCGAAGTCGGTCTCCTTGTACTGTGGTGTCGATCCTACAGGAGACAGTATGCATATCGGGCATTTGATTCCTTTTATGATGCTCAAGCGTTTCCAGCAGGCAGGACATCGTCCAGTCATTTTGATTGGCGGAGCGACAGGTACGATTGGTGATCCAAGTGGACGTCAGTCTGAGCGTTCTTTGCAGACATTGGAGCAAGTTCAAGACAATGTGAATGCATTGACAGCTCAGTTGAAAAAGCTTTTTGTGACCGAAGGCGACAATCAGGTACGCATGGTAAATAACTATGACTGGACACACCAGATCAATGTCATTGAATTTTTACGTGACTACGGCAAAAACTTCAACCTCAATACGATGCTTGCTAAAGACGTCGTGGCGAGCAGACTTGAGGACGGAATTTCGTTCACTGAATTCTCCTACCAGATTCTCCAATCACTTGATTACCTGCACCTGTACAAGAATGAAGACGTACAATTGCAGATCGGCGGCTCTGATCAATGGGGAAACATTACGAGTGGTCTTGATCTCATTCGTAAAAAAGAAGGCTCTGAGGCTAAAGCGTACGGTCTGACGATTCCGCTCATGCTCAAAGCAGATGGCACTAAATTCGGTAAATCAGCAGGTGGTTCAATCTGGCTGGATCCGAACAAAACGACACCATTTGAGTTCTACCAGTTCTGGGCGAACACGGATGATCGTGATGTCGTGAAATACTTGAAATACTTCACGTTCTTGAGTAAAGAGGAGATCGAGGCCTTGGCACAAAAGGTGGAGACAGAGCCGCATAAACGTGAAGCACAAAAGGCACTCGCTGAAGAAATGACGAGATTCGTGCATGGTGAGGACATGCTGGAGCAGGCTAAACGGATTACAGCAGCCTTGTTCAGTGGAGATATTCGTTCCTTGACGGCAGATGAGATCGAGCAGGGCTTCAAAGAAATGCCTACCTTTGAAACGGAAGGCGAAGCTAAAAATATCGTTGACTGGTTGGTGGATCTTGGTTTAGAGCCATCAAAACGTCAAGCGCGTGAGGATATTACCAAAGGTGCAATCTCCATGAACGGTGAGAAAGTAACAGAGCTGGAATTTAACGTTTCTGCAGAGCATGCCATCGGTGGGAAGTTCATCATTATCCGTAAAGGGAAGAAGAACTACAGCCTGGTGAAGTTGAAGTAA